The Microlunatus antarcticus DNA segment GGCGCGGCCGCCGGGGTGGCGCTGCCGCACCCGGTCGCGACCGCGAGCAGTCCGGCCACGGCCAGCGCCGCGAGGTGTCGGGTCGACCGCGCTGTGCTCATGCCCCCAGCGTGCCGACCCGGATCAAGCCGCGTCGCGGCCCGACGTCAGGCCGGCGGCGCCAGCCGGTACACCGCGCCGGCGAGGTCGTCGCTCACGTACAGCGCACCGTCCGGGCCCTGGACCGCAGCCACCGGGCGGCCCCACCGGTCGCCGCTCGCGTCCTGGAACCCGGACATGATCGTCTGCTGACCGCCGAGGCCGCCGTTCACGGAGGCGAAGAAGGCGACCTCCGGCGGGCGGGGCGGGGTCCGGTTCCAGGAGCCGTGGACGCCGACGAGCGCACCGTCGCCGAGACCCGGCAGAGCCGTACGGGTGAAGGCGAGCCCGAGCGGCGCGGAGTGCCCCGGAAGCGCCTGCTCGACCGGCGCCAGCGTCGTGCAGTCGAGCTTCTTCGACCCGGCGTTGAGCTGGACGTCGCGGACGAAGGCGCGGTTCGCGTAGCGCAGCGCCGACCCCTTCACGCCTCGCACCTCGTCGGGGTCCGGGTTGCAGTAGGGCCAGCCGAGGTCGCGGCCCGGGGTCAGCTTGGCCAGCGGCTCGACCGGGTGGTCGTTGACGTACGCCGGCAGCACCTTGCCGTAGTCGTCGCTGCCGTCGCCGTCGTAGTCGCGGTGGTAGGCGTACGCGAGGTTGTCGCGGTTGTTCACCGCCGTCCACACGGCGCCGTCCGGGGCCACGGCGAGGCCGGTGCCGTTGCGGACCCCGTGCGCGAAGGTCGTGTACCTCCCGGTCGTCGGGTCCACGCGCAGGACCGACGCCCGCTCGGGCGTCAGGGTGCGGTCGCTCGCCGAGGCGTTCTCGGTCGACCCGACCGAGACGTAGAGCGCGTGGTCCGGCCCGACCGCCACGCTCTTGAGCGCATGGGCGTACGCGCCCTTGAGGTCCGGGCTCTCGGTGTCGGGCAGGTCGGTCAGGACCGTCGTGCGCGGCCCGACCGTGCCGTCGGCGTAGGTGTAGCGGTCGATGCGGTTGCTCTCGGCCACGTAGAGCGTGCTCCCGTCGAACGCGAGCCCGTGCGGCTTGCGCAGCCCCGTCAGCAGCGTGGTGGAGGTCGCCCGCCCGTCGGGGCCGGGGGTCAGCCGCATGACGACGCCCGCCGCCGGCCGGGACACGAGCAGCCGGCCGTCCGGCGTCCAGGCCTCGAGCCGTGCCTTGTCCGGTCGTGCCCAGACGCCCGCGGTCCAGCCGGCCGGCACCAGCACGGACCGTGGCTGGTCGAACGGCGCCGAGGCGAGGTCGCTCGGCACCGTGACGCGGACGGCGCCGAGCGCGACGCGGGCGGCCGGGACGGGAGCCGCCGCCGGGGCGGGGGCGGCGACGGCGGTCAGGCCGGCTCCGGGCAGGGCGCAGACCGCCAGCAGCACGGCAGCGGCGGGTGCGAGCAGGGCGCGCGGACGAGAGGTCGGGGGCACGGTCGGTCCTTCGGGGTCGGGGGTCCCCGGAGGAGTGCCGGGGTTCGTGCGCTGCGCTGCGGACGCGGGCCCCCCGAGGCCCGTCCTCGTCGACTACGCCGGCGGGGTCATCCGGTAGACCGCGTTGGCGTAGTCGTCGGTCACGTAGACGTTGCCGTCGGCCCCCTGGACCGCGGCCACGGGCCGGCCCCAGCGGTCGCCCTTGCTGTTCTGGAAGCCGCTCATGATCGTGCGCTGCCCGCCCATCTCGCCGCGGGAGTAGCTGAAGAACGCGACCTCGGGCTCGCGCGGCGGGTTCCGGTTCCAGGAACCGTGGACGCCGACCAGGGCGCCGCTGCCGATGCCCGGCAGCTCCGTCCGCGTGAAGGCCAGACCGAGCGGCGCGGAGTGGGCCGGCAGTCCCTGCTCGAGCGCGGGGAGCTTGGTGCAGTCGAGCTTGGACCCGTTGCCGTTGAGCTCGGCGTCGCGGACGAACGGCCGGTCGGAGTAGTCGAAGTCCGTGCCCTTCACGCCCGGGTCCACGTCGGGGTTCGGGTTGCAGTACGGCCAGCCGAGGTCGCGGCCCTTGGTGAGCCGGGCCAGGGGCTCGATCGGGTGGTCGTTGACGTAGGCCGTGATCTTCTTGTCGTAGTCGTCGCTGCCGTTGCCGTCGTAGTCCTGGTGGTACGGGTAGGTGGTGTTGTCGCGGTTGTTCACCGCGGTCCACAGGTTGCCGTCCGGGGCGACCGCGAGCCCGGTGCCGTTGCGCACGCCGCGCGCGAAGACGGAGTAGCCCGACTTGCCCTTCTCGATCTTGAGGACCGAGGCCCGCTGCAGCTTCAGGTCGCGGTCGGAGGCCGAGGCGTTCTGCGTCGAGCCGACCGAGACGTACAGCTCGTGGTCCGGGCCGAGGGCCAGGCTCTTGAGCGCGTGGGCGTACGCGCCCTTGAGGTCCTTGCTCTTGCTGTCGGGCAGCCCGGACAGCACCGTCGAGCGCTTGCCGACCTTGCCGTCCTTGTACGTGTACTTGTCGACCCGGTTGCTCTCGGCGACGTAGAGGGTGTTCCCGTCGAAGACCATGCCGTGGGGCTTGCGCAGGCCCTTGACCAGGGTCGACGACGTCGGGTAGCCGCGCTTGTTCGGCGTGAGCCGCGTGATGAGGCCGTACTCGGGCCGGGAGACGAGCAGCCGGCCGTCGGGGGTCGGGACCTCGAGGCGCGGCTTCTTCGGGCGGGCCACGACCTTGACGGTCCAGCCCTCGGGCACGTTCACCGAGCGCGCCTTGTCGAACGGGGCCGCGTCGAGCGCCGAGGGCACCTCGATCCGGACCGTCTGCAGCGAGGCCACGGCGGGCAGCGGCAGAGCGGGCCGGGTCGGGGTGGCCACGGCGGTGGTGCTGAGGCCGGGCAGGGCGACGGCGGCGAGCAGGGCGGCGGACGCCAGCGGCACCGCCGGGCGTCGGAGGAAGGACGGAAGGGGCACGGGGGGAGCTCCTCAGCAGGGGCCCCGGCTGCTGCCCGGGCCGTCGGCTTGCATCGTAAGCATAAGAACGCAGCACGTAGGAAAGAAGCCCCACATTGCCGGCGACGAGGTCAGACGACCTCGTGCAGCCACCGCACGGGGGCGCCCTCGCCCGCGTGCCGGAACGGTTCCAGCTCGGCGTCCCAGGCGTGGCCCAGCAGCTCGTCGAGCGAGTCGGCCAGGGCGCGACCACCGCTCGAGGCGGTCAGCATCGCCGCACGGACGCGGTCCTCGGGGATCATCAGGTCGCCGTGCAGCCCGGTGATGGCGTGGAACACGCCGAGGCGGGGAGTGTACGAGTAGCGCTCGCCCTCGGAGCCCGACCGGGCCTCCTCGGTCACCTCGAAGCGCAGCCGCTGCCAGCCGCGCAGGGCGCTGGCGAGGCGTGCGGCCGTGCCGACGGGACCGAGCCACGAGTACTCGGCGCGGTACGCGGCACGCTCGGCCGGCTGGGGGATCCAGTCCAGCCGTACGGGCATGCCGAACAGGCCGCCGACCGCCCACTCCACGTGCGGGCACAGCGCCGACGGCGACGAGTGGACGTACAGGACGCCACGGGTCGTGCTCATCTGGAACCTCCACGGGTGGGACCTCGGCAGCTCAGGGCTGCCTTCCCCGACATCCTTCGCACCGGGTCCCGCGTGGTGGTTCGCTCACATTCTGCCTCAGAAGTCTCAGCCGCACCAGGAGTTCCGGGGTCCCGTCAGGGTGGCGACCTGTGCACCGACATCGGTGCACAAGGTGGCGCACCAGCGCCGCAGCAGCGGCTTCGTAGGGTGGGCGGCATGGTCACCACCGCTCCGTACGGCTCCTGGCGCTCCCCCATCGGCGTGGAGGACCTCACCGCCGGCTCGACCGGGCTGGACGCCGCGCGCGTGGACGGCGACGACCTCTACTGGTTGGAGTCGCGGCCCGACCAGGGCGGGCGGGTGAGCCTGTGGCGCCGTCCCCTGGCCGGCGGCGAGGCGACGGAGCTGACGCCCGGCCCCACGAACGTCCGCACCCGGGTGAACGAGTACGGGGGCGGTGAGTACGGCGTCCGCGACGGCGTCGTCGTGTGGTCCGACCTGACCGACGGTCGCCTGCGCCGCCGCGACGCCGACGGGACCGTCACCGTCCTGACCGCCGAGGGCCCGCTCTGGTACGGCGACCCCGACGTGCACCCGGACCGGGGCGTCGTCGTCGCCGTCTGTGAGGACCAGCGGGAGGCGACGGTGGCCGAGCACGGCGAGGCGGTCACGACCCTCGTGGCGATCCCGCTCGACGGGTCGGCCGCGCACGACGTCGACGCCGTCACCGTCCTCGCCTCCGGGGCCGACTTCTACTCCACCCCGCAGCTCTCGGCCGACGGCCGGCTGGCCTGGACCCAGTGGGACCACCCGAGCATGCCGTGGGACGCGACCCTTCTGCAGGTGGCGCCGCTCCAGGCCGACGGGCTCGGCGCGGTCGAGACCGTGGCCGGTGGACCGTCCGAGTCGGCGGTGCAGCCGCGGTGGCGGGGCGACGACCTGGTCTTCGTCTCGGACCGCACCGGCTGGTGGAACCTCTACCTCTTCTCCGCCGGCCCGACCGCAACCTCCGTCCGCGCCCTACACCCGGCGGAGGCCGAGTTCGCCGAGCCGCAGTGGGTGCTGGGCACGACCCCGTACGCGGTGCTCACCGACGGCGGGCTGCTCTGCCTCGTGATCACGGACGGCTCGCCGAGGCTGCAGCTCCTCGACGTCGAGAGCGGCGAGCTGACCCCGGTGGCGGACGCTGGGGTCGGCGCCGATGCGCTCGCCGCCGGGCCGGGCGGGGTCGCCGCCGTCCTGACGCACCCGGACCGCCCCGCCGAGCTCGCGACGCTCGGGGCCGACGGCACGTGGACCACCGTGCGGACGAGCACCCGGCAGGCACCCGACCCGGCCGGGGTCTCGGTCGCCCGCGACGTCACCTGGCCGGGCGAGGGCGGGGTCGTGCACGGCTGGTACCACCCGCCGGTCAACCTCGACTTCGTCGCCCCCGAGGGCGAGACGCCGCCGCTCATCACCCTGTCGCACGGCGGCCCGACGTCGCAGGCCCGGGCCGTGTTCTCGCTGTCCACGCAGTTCTGGACGTCGCGCGGTTACGCCGTCCTCGACGTCAACTACGGCGGCAGCACGGGCTACGGCCGCCCCTACCGCGAACGCCTCAAGGGCCGCTGGGGCATCGTCGACGTCGCCGACTGCGGCAACGGCGCGCTCGCGATGGTCGAGCAGGGGCTGGCCGACCGCGCACGGCTCGTGGTCAAGGGCGGCAGCGCCGGCGGCTACACCACGCTCCGCGCGCTGACCGCGACGGACGTCTTCACCGCCGGCATCAGCTCGTACGGGGTGGGCGACCTCGAGATCCTGGCCCGCGACACCCACAAGTTCGAGTCGCGCTACCTCGACGGCCTGGTCGGGCCCTACCCCGCGGACCGGGACGTCTACGTCGACCGCTCCCCCATCCACCACGTCGACGAGCTGTCCGCGCCGATCCTGCTGCTGCAGGGCCTGGACGACCTCGTGGTCCCGCCGAACCAGGCCGAGGAGATGGCCGACGCCGCCCGGTCCAAAGGCCTGCCCGTCACGCTGATCATGTTCGCGGGCGAGGGCCACGGCTTCCGCCGCGCGGAGACGATCGTCGCCTCGTACGAGGCCCAGGTCAGCTTCCTCGCCCAGGTCTTCGGCTTCACCCCCGCCGACGACGTCCCCGTCCTGCCGGTCGAGAACCTGACCTGACGCGCCTGTCCCCTCACCTTCTTCGGCAAGTGGTCGCTGCGGCCGACTTCTGGGGCCCGAAAAGCCGCCGGGGTGACCACTTGCCGGGGAACGCGAGGGGTCAGCGGGTCTCGCGGGCCCCGAAGATGGCCTGGCCGATGCGGACGGTCGTCGCGCCGTGGGCGATGGCGAGGGCGAAGTCGCCGGACATGCCCATCGACAGCTCGCGGCCGAGGAGCTCGGCCGGCAGCCGGTCGCGGAGGGCGGTCGTCCGCTCGAAGCAGGCCGCGACGGCCCCCTCGTCGTCGCTGTTCAGCGCCAGCGTCATCAGGCCGCGTACGCGCAGGCTCGGCAGGTCCACCAGCTCGGTGAGCAGCGCCTCGACGTCCTCGGGTGCGAGCCCGGACTTCTGCGGCTCGGCGGAGGAGTTCACCTGGACGAACACGTCGAGCGTGCGGTCGAGCTCGGCCAGCGCCCGGTCCAGCCCGCGCGCGACCTTGAGCGAGTCGAGGGCGTGCAGCTCGTGGGCGAACGTCGCGACCTGGCGCACCTTGTTGCTCTGCAGGTGGCCGATCATCGCCCAGCGCAGGTCGGGGTGGTCGGCCTCGGCGAAGGCCTCCGCCTTCTCCGCCGCCTCCTGGACCTTGTTCTCCCCGAACAGCCGCACGCCCGCCGCGTACGCCCGCTCGAGCACCGCGACCGGGTGCGTCTTGCTCACGGGGAGCAGCCGTACGTCGCCCGGGTCACGCCCGGCCGCCGCGCAGGCTCCGTCGATCTCCGCCCGCACCCGCGCCAGGTTGCCCGCGACGTCGACCTCGAGCCCGGTCCCGGTCGGCAGGTCAGCCACGTCAGTCACGGTCCCAGGCTAGGCGGGGCACCGATCTCGGCCCGGCAGCCCGCCGGACCGTAGGGTCGCGCCATGGCCCTCCCCATGATCTCCCTCGAAGCGGTGAACGTCGAGGCTTCCGACCCAGCCGCCCTGGCACAGTTCTGGGCCACGGTGACCGGTGGTCGCGCGGTGATCCACGGCGACACGGCGTTCCTGCCGGAGGCGCGACCCGGGGGCTTCGCCATGTTCTTCCAGCCCCGGTCCGGCCCCCGCCCCGAGCGCACGTCGATGCACCTCGACCTGACCGTCCCCTGGGGATCACGGACGGCCGAGGTGGACCGGCTCGTCCTCCTGGGTGCCACCTGGAGGTGGGACGTCCTCGACGAGTACCCCCACGTGCAGTGGTCGACGCTGAGCGACCCCGAGGGCAACCTCTTCTGCGTCGCGGAGCACCCGCCGACGGTGGGGTCCTGACCCCCGGGCCCGAGGGCGAGCCGCCCGTCCTCGTCGACCCCCTTCGCTGGGGTGCGCTGATCGGCGTCGCCGGCGGGCTGGTCTTCGTCCTCAGCTACAGCCCGCCCTTCGGCACCGGGGTGCGCGTCGCGGCCGTGGCGGTCGCCGTGGTCCTGGCCGTGCTCGCCCTCCTCGCGCTCTACGTCCGGCCGACGGCGCTGGGGACGTTCCGGGAGCCGAGCCGGCGGGCGCTGCTCGTCTACGGCGGCTGCGTGGTCGGCGAGCTGGTGCTCATCGCGGCGGGCTCCCGGCTGCTGGCGGGCCTCGGTCACGCCGAGCTGCGTCCGGCCCTGATCGCCGGCGTCGTGGGGCTGCACTTTGTGCCCTTCGCCTGGGCCTTCGGCGAACGGATGTTCACCTGGCGCTGATCGTGCTCGGCGCGCTCGGGCTGGGCCTCGGCGGGGCGGGCGTCGCCCACGCGGCCGACGCCGCGGCGGTCCTCGCGGGCCTGGTCATGCTGGCGCTGGTCGTCCGGTATGCCCTCGGCCACTTCGCGTCGCGCACCCCGAAGCGCTGAGGCCGGGCCTCACTCGTCGCGGAGCGCGCGACCTCGTTCGGCGAGGGCCTCGTCCCACCCGCGCAGGATCCGTGGCACCTGGACACCGAGCCGGTAGGCGACGAGCGCGGTGAACACCCCGCACGCCGCGGTCAGGACGACGAGGACGACGGCCGGGAACACCGGCTCGCGGGCCGACCCGGGCTCGGCCAGCCCCATGATGATCTGCTCGAGCCCCCGTACGGCGCTCACCGTCAGCCAGACGGTCAGCAGCGCGAACACGATCGCGGCGAACGGTGCGAGGTTCGCGAGCAGCCGGAGCTGCCGGGCGGGTGGCTGCCTCACGGCCAGCGGGCCCCGAGCGAGATCATCCCGAGCGCGGCCAGCATCGCGAAGGCGAGACCGAAGCCGGCGTAGCGGGACGTGACCTCCTGGTCGACCTTCTCCGTGCCGACCGAGCTGCCGATGTCGCGGTAGACGTCCTTCAGCTGACCGGCCGAGGTGGCCGTGTACGCGGTGCCACCGCTGATCCGCGACACGCGAGCGAGCTCCGCACGGTCGACGGGCACGGGCTCCCGGCGCCCGCCGATGTCGATGTAGCCGTCGGGGGTGCCGTACGCGATCGTGTAGATCGGCACCTTCTGGGCCGCGGCGGTCTGGGCGGCCTCGTCGGACGGGCGCCCGATCTGGGTCTTGCCGTCGCTCAGCAGCACGACGCGGGCGGGCGCGACCGCGTTCGGGTCCCCCGGGTCGGGCGCGACCTGGGCGAGCGCCGCGAGTGAGGTGTAGATGCCCTCGCCGATCGCGGTGGACGCCTTCGGCTGCAGCGACTGGATGGCCGCCGTCGCCGCGCCCCGGTCCTGGGTCGGCGGGACGAGCGTCGTCGCCGTTCCGGCGAAGGACACGATCGCCACGTTGAACTTGGGCGGCAGCGAGTTCACGAACCCCTCGGCTGCGGACTTCGCCGCGTCCAGCCGGTTGGGCTGGACGTCCATGGCCTCCATCGACAGGGACACGTCGATGGTGACGACGATCGTGGCCCGCTCCCGCGGCACCGACACCTCGCCCTTGGGCTTGGCGTACGCGACCGTGAGCGTCAGCAGGCTGAGGATCGACAGCCCGACGGCCACGTGCCGGAGCCAGGTCCGGTCGCGCGGGATGACGAGGTCGAACATCGAGCTGGCGATCCGGTCGTTCCGCTTGCGCTTGCGGTTGACCAGGAACAGGTAGAAGCCGACCAGCGCCGGGATGAGGAGCAGCCACCAGAGGCGACTGGGCTCCAGGAACGACAGCAGCGGGGTCATCAGCAGGGGGCTGAGGGGTTGAAGGATCACGGCCACTTCGCCCCCAGGGAGATCGCACCGAGCGCGGCGAGGACCGCGAACGCCAGGCCGAAGCCCGCGAACTGGGACGTCACCTCGCGGTCGGCCTTCTCGTAGCCGACCTCGGAGGAGATGTTCTCGTAGACGCTGCGCAGCTGCTCCGGCGTCGCGGCGGCGAAGTACTGCCCGCCGCTGATCTGCGCGATCTCCTGCATCTGCTCCTTGTCGACCGGCACCGGGTTGCGCTTGCCGTCGAGGTCGACGTAGCCGTTCTCCGTGCCGTACGCGATCGTGTAGACGGGCACGCCGGCCAGCTTGGCGTCGCCGGCGGCCTGCTGCGGCGCACGACCGGTCGTGTTGGACCCGTCGCTCAGCAGCACGATCGCGCCGGGAGCCGGGTCGTCGGGGTGGTCCGGGTCCTTCGGCGCCTGCTGCAGCGCGGCCATCGCCGTGTCGATCCCGGCCCCGATCGCGGTCGAGTCCTGCAGCTTGATGCTGTTGATCGCGTTGGCGACGGTGCCGTGCTGGAGCGTCGGCGGGACGAGGATCGAGGTCGCCCCGGCCATCGACACGACCGAGACGTTGTACTTCTCGGGCAGCTCGTTGACGAACGCGATCGCCGCGGCCTTGGCGGCGTCGAGCCGGTTCGGCGGGACGTCGGTCGCCTGCATCGACAGCGAGGCGTCGATGACGAGGACGATCGTCGCGCGCTCGCGGGGCACGTTGACCTCGGTCGTCGGCTTCGCGAACGCCGTCGTCAGCGTCACCAGGCTCAGCAGCGACAGGGCGACCGCGAGGTGGCGACGCCACTGGGACTGCCGCGGGATGACCACGTCGAGCATCGAGGTGTTGGTGAAGCGCATGCCGCGACGGTTCTTGCGCCGGCTCGCCAGCACGTACGCGGCGACCAGCAGCGGGATCGCGACCAGGATCAGCATCCGGCCCGGGGACGCGAAGCTGATCTGGCTGAAGAAGCTCCAGACGTCGCCGAAGACGTTGAGCGGAGCGAGCACCGCGGTGGCCGCGCTCATCGCGTGACCCCCTGCGGCGGGGCGTGCAGCATGCTGGCGACGCGGCGGTAGGCCAGGACGAAGCGCGCGATGTCGCCGACCCAGTCCCGGTCGGTGCGCAGCTGGATGTGTCCCACACCAGCACGACGCAGGGAGATGCGGATCCGTTCCCGCTGCGCCGAGCTGGCCGCGTCCATCCGGGCGCGGGCGTCGGGGTCGTTCGTGTTCACGTAGCGCTCGAAGTCGGTCTCGGGGTCGCGGATCAGCATGTCGCCGACGTTGGGGAACTCGACCTCGCGGCGGTCGACGACCTCGATCGCCAGCACCTGGTTGCGCACGGCGAGGCGGCGCATGGAACGTTCCCACTCGGGCGGGACGTTCGGGTCGAGCTCGTGGTCGCCCGGGGTGAGGAAGTCCGAGACGACGACCCGCAGGCCGCGGCGGCGCTGCGCCCGCGACATCTGCTCGACCGCGTTCGCCAGCGTCATCGGGCCGGTCGCGTGGTCGGGCACGAACGGCTCGGTCAGCATCGTGCGCAGCAGCCCGTAGAGCGCGGAACGTCCCGACCGCGCCTGCAGGTGGCGCAGCTTGTCCGGCTTCATGATGTAGCCGCCGAAGCGGTCGCCCATCTTCTGGCTGAGGAAGCCGATGGTCGCGATCGCGGCGATGCCCAGGTCACGCTTGGTGACGCCCTCGGTCCCCCAGTTCATCGACGGGGTGACGTCGAGCAGGCCCCAGACCTCGAGCTCGCGGTCGGAGACGGTGTCGCGCACGTACGGGACGGTCGTCCGGGCCGTGACGGCCCAGTCGATCTTGCGCACGTCGTCCTCGCCGGCGATGTAGAGGCGGGCGTCGTTGGCCTCCGAGCCCGGGCCCGGGAGCAGGCCGAGGTGGTCGCCGTGGAGGTAGCCCTCCAGGCGCCGCACGATCGTCAGCTCGAGCCGGCGCAGCGCGGCCTCGGGGGCGAGCTTGTTGAGCGGGATCGTCGCCCGGGTCGGTGCGGCGAGCACCGACGCGACCGCCCCCGCCTCACGCGGAGGCGCCGCGAACTGCACGGGCGGGCCTGCGGGAGGCCCGTACCCCGGAGGGCTGGAGAAAGGTGCCGCCATGGAGGCCTAGAAGTCCCGGGCCGGCGGGTACGGGGCGACCGGCCGACCGGTCGGCGGCGGGAAGCCGCCCGTGCCCTGGCCGTTCGGGCCCTGGCCGTGGGGCCCCTGCTGACCGTTGGGTCCCTGCTGACCGCCCGGACGACCCGGCTGCTGCGGGGCGTGCTGCGGCTGGCCCTGCTGCTGACCCTGGGGGGCGGGCTGCTGGGCGCCGTTGCCGCCCTGCCAGACCGGCGTGGGCGGCGGGACCATGGCGATGATCCGCTCCACGACCTGCGCCGGCGAGATGTTGTCGGCGATGGCGTCGAAGCCCAGGGTGAGGCGGTGCGCCATGACGTCCTTGGCCACGGCCTGCACGTCGGTCGGGAGCACGTAGTCACGGCCGTGGATCAGGGCGAGCGCCCGCGACGCGGCGACCAGGCCGAGCGTGGCGCGGGGGCTGCAGCCGATCTGGATGACCGAGGTCAGGTCGGGCAGGTTGAAGTCGGCCGGCGTCCGCGTCGCCAGCACCAGCCGCACGATGTACTCGGCCACGAGGTTGTGGACGAACACCTCGCTCGCCTGCTGCTGGAGCGAGCGGACGATCTCGGGGTCGAAGACGGGCTTCGACTCCGGCGGGTCGACGCTCATCCGGCGCAGGATCTCGAACTCCTCGTTCCCACGCGGGTACGGGACGTCGACCTTGAGCAGGAAGCGGTCACGCTGCGCCTCGGGGAGCGGGTAGACACCCTCGGACTCCACCGGGTTCTGCGTCGCGATGACGATGAACGGCCGCGGCGTCTGGTAGGTCGTGCCGGCGATGGAGACCTGCTTCTCCGCCATCAGCTCGAGCATCGCGGCCTGCACCTTGGCGGGCGCGCGGTTGATCTCGTCGGCGAGGACGAAGTTCACGAAGATCGGGCCGAGCTCGACGTCGAACGTCTCCTGGCTCGCCTTGTAGATGCGCGTGCCGACGATGTCGGAGGGCACCAGGTCGGGGGTGAACTGGATGCGCGAGAACGTCCCGCCCACCACGGTCGCGAAGCTGCGGACGGCGAGCGTCTTGGCCACGCCGGGCACGCCCTCGAGCAGGATGTGGCCCTTGGCCAGCAGTCCGACCATCAGCTGCTCGACCATGTGCTCCTGGCCGACGATGACGCGCTGGACCTGGCTGATCGCCTCGCCGAGCAGGCGCGACGCCTCGGCCGGGTCCAGGTGCGGCCGCGCGGGTGCGGCCACCGACGTCGAGGGCGAGGCCGACTCCGCGGACGCGCCGGAGGTGTTCGGCGCTCCGTACGTGGGGCTGCTCACTCGCTGACTCCTGGTGGCACGGGGGGACGGGGCACCTGGTCGCTGCCCGTTGCTGCTCGGTCGATGCTGCGTGCTGGCCTGGCCCCGGGGACCTCGCGATCACGCCCGTCCGGAAGGCCCGCACAGTCTCGCAGACCAGCGGCTCCAGCGTAGGCGGCGAGAGTGCCAGCACCAGGGGTTCACAGGTCCTCCATAGAGAAGGTGCGTCACGGGTCGCGCTCGGTCCGCGCGCGGTGGCGAAGAGGGCCGTGGTGCTCCGCGCGGCGAATAGACTCGCCCGGTCCGTCCCCGAC contains these protein-coding regions:
- a CDS encoding PQQ-dependent sugar dehydrogenase; this encodes MPPTSRPRALLAPAAAVLLAVCALPGAGLTAVAAPAPAAAPVPAARVALGAVRVTVPSDLASAPFDQPRSVLVPAGWTAGVWARPDKARLEAWTPDGRLLVSRPAAGVVMRLTPGPDGRATSTTLLTGLRKPHGLAFDGSTLYVAESNRIDRYTYADGTVGPRTTVLTDLPDTESPDLKGAYAHALKSVAVGPDHALYVSVGSTENASASDRTLTPERASVLRVDPTTGRYTTFAHGVRNGTGLAVAPDGAVWTAVNNRDNLAYAYHRDYDGDGSDDYGKVLPAYVNDHPVEPLAKLTPGRDLGWPYCNPDPDEVRGVKGSALRYANRAFVRDVQLNAGSKKLDCTTLAPVEQALPGHSAPLGLAFTRTALPGLGDGALVGVHGSWNRTPPRPPEVAFFASVNGGLGGQQTIMSGFQDASGDRWGRPVAAVQGPDGALYVSDDLAGAVYRLAPPA
- a CDS encoding PQQ-dependent sugar dehydrogenase, yielding MPLPSFLRRPAVPLASAALLAAVALPGLSTTAVATPTRPALPLPAVASLQTVRIEVPSALDAAPFDKARSVNVPEGWTVKVVARPKKPRLEVPTPDGRLLVSRPEYGLITRLTPNKRGYPTSSTLVKGLRKPHGMVFDGNTLYVAESNRVDKYTYKDGKVGKRSTVLSGLPDSKSKDLKGAYAHALKSLALGPDHELYVSVGSTQNASASDRDLKLQRASVLKIEKGKSGYSVFARGVRNGTGLAVAPDGNLWTAVNNRDNTTYPYHQDYDGNGSDDYDKKITAYVNDHPIEPLARLTKGRDLGWPYCNPNPDVDPGVKGTDFDYSDRPFVRDAELNGNGSKLDCTKLPALEQGLPAHSAPLGLAFTRTELPGIGSGALVGVHGSWNRNPPREPEVAFFSYSRGEMGGQRTIMSGFQNSKGDRWGRPVAAVQGADGNVYVTDDYANAVYRMTPPA
- a CDS encoding DUF3145 domain-containing protein, with the translated sequence MSTTRGVLYVHSSPSALCPHVEWAVGGLFGMPVRLDWIPQPAERAAYRAEYSWLGPVGTAARLASALRGWQRLRFEVTEEARSGSEGERYSYTPRLGVFHAITGLHGDLMIPEDRVRAAMLTASSGGRALADSLDELLGHAWDAELEPFRHAGEGAPVRWLHEVV
- a CDS encoding S9 family peptidase, which codes for MVTTAPYGSWRSPIGVEDLTAGSTGLDAARVDGDDLYWLESRPDQGGRVSLWRRPLAGGEATELTPGPTNVRTRVNEYGGGEYGVRDGVVVWSDLTDGRLRRRDADGTVTVLTAEGPLWYGDPDVHPDRGVVVAVCEDQREATVAEHGEAVTTLVAIPLDGSAAHDVDAVTVLASGADFYSTPQLSADGRLAWTQWDHPSMPWDATLLQVAPLQADGLGAVETVAGGPSESAVQPRWRGDDLVFVSDRTGWWNLYLFSAGPTATSVRALHPAEAEFAEPQWVLGTTPYAVLTDGGLLCLVITDGSPRLQLLDVESGELTPVADAGVGADALAAGPGGVAAVLTHPDRPAELATLGADGTWTTVRTSTRQAPDPAGVSVARDVTWPGEGGVVHGWYHPPVNLDFVAPEGETPPLITLSHGGPTSQARAVFSLSTQFWTSRGYAVLDVNYGGSTGYGRPYRERLKGRWGIVDVADCGNGALAMVEQGLADRARLVVKGGSAGGYTTLRALTATDVFTAGISSYGVGDLEILARDTHKFESRYLDGLVGPYPADRDVYVDRSPIHHVDELSAPILLLQGLDDLVVPPNQAEEMADAARSKGLPVTLIMFAGEGHGFRRAETIVASYEAQVSFLAQVFGFTPADDVPVLPVENLT
- a CDS encoding YggS family pyridoxal phosphate-dependent enzyme — protein: MTDVADLPTGTGLEVDVAGNLARVRAEIDGACAAAGRDPGDVRLLPVSKTHPVAVLERAYAAGVRLFGENKVQEAAEKAEAFAEADHPDLRWAMIGHLQSNKVRQVATFAHELHALDSLKVARGLDRALAELDRTLDVFVQVNSSAEPQKSGLAPEDVEALLTELVDLPSLRVRGLMTLALNSDDEGAVAACFERTTALRDRLPAELLGRELSMGMSGDFALAIAHGATTVRIGQAIFGARETR
- a CDS encoding VOC family protein, which codes for MALPMISLEAVNVEASDPAALAQFWATVTGGRAVIHGDTAFLPEARPGGFAMFFQPRSGPRPERTSMHLDLTVPWGSRTAEVDRLVLLGATWRWDVLDEYPHVQWSTLSDPEGNLFCVAEHPPTVGS
- a CDS encoding VWA domain-containing protein — its product is MLMTPLLSFLEPSRLWWLLLIPALVGFYLFLVNRKRKRNDRIASSMFDLVIPRDRTWLRHVAVGLSILSLLTLTVAYAKPKGEVSVPRERATIVVTIDVSLSMEAMDVQPNRLDAAKSAAEGFVNSLPPKFNVAIVSFAGTATTLVPPTQDRGAATAAIQSLQPKASTAIGEGIYTSLAALAQVAPDPGDPNAVAPARVVLLSDGKTQIGRPSDEAAQTAAAQKVPIYTIAYGTPDGYIDIGGRREPVPVDRAELARVSRISGGTAYTATSAGQLKDVYRDIGSSVGTEKVDQEVTSRYAGFGLAFAMLAALGMISLGARWP
- a CDS encoding VWA domain-containing protein → MSAATAVLAPLNVFGDVWSFFSQISFASPGRMLILVAIPLLVAAYVLASRRKNRRGMRFTNTSMLDVVIPRQSQWRRHLAVALSLLSLVTLTTAFAKPTTEVNVPRERATIVLVIDASLSMQATDVPPNRLDAAKAAAIAFVNELPEKYNVSVVSMAGATSILVPPTLQHGTVANAINSIKLQDSTAIGAGIDTAMAALQQAPKDPDHPDDPAPGAIVLLSDGSNTTGRAPQQAAGDAKLAGVPVYTIAYGTENGYVDLDGKRNPVPVDKEQMQEIAQISGGQYFAAATPEQLRSVYENISSEVGYEKADREVTSQFAGFGLAFAVLAALGAISLGAKWP